The Gammaproteobacteria bacterium genome includes a window with the following:
- a CDS encoding DUF748 domain-containing protein, which yields MDSKKPIYKSIPFWIVVLILLYSSLGFFTVPYFAKDPLQDFVSKNLNSSITYKDFKFNPFSFSTTIEDIELKSNDGTPWFHSDKIYANLNFWQTLFSDFSFSSIQFEKPHYRLQTENNSAKYPQLSTQKSSDGFDEFALYIGEIGIDKGSVDYIDSSQNKTINLELKQILFNHQKFTTADVNTNFNLSFITNHDEKANIHGTLNFAKLNVIAEWQLENWKVKTVGEFISDEENELFGFNEFSGQIDSNGTVSTTNLVNNPPLISIQNLVVSNFKANPNDEQHPKVEIPRIQINNATLESEKNNLTIESISSTDAKFSVTIDESYQLLMKGFGAQSPLVENESSQTKDFSFKINNIKAVNTLLKTNKIKQSATFQQDFTLQSLEINNLTNLDSQKTTLTTIINTGSNQNIDVSSELTLVPFTLDSNLNAQNVSIEEYNSWIPEAVKLSVEKGSLSAQQKISFDDKQFTSTGTFAVDELRLLDSNDELFLGVNNLNINESSIDFMQKSILLNQIQINQASGTLTVSEEKQLNLSNITNNEENESSPTDKDWLIEIKQIEFIDGQTRLLDKSITPNYSAQLSKLNGTVKGLSSENLSKADVDLTGLLDDYADLKINGQINPLSDEAYTDIKIQVQDLGLQNFSAYSGKYLGFPVNRGKVDLDLSYKLNKNILKGENNLQFKQLELGDKTNSKEAVNIPLKLAVSLLTDGKGIMKINLPVSGNIDDPDFSYGGLVIKAFFKLITGIVASPFKILGKLVPNGDNIDLSGISFIPGSDQLSEAESNKLNAIDEILKKRPALILEMSSNPNSIEDIQAIKQKLLLQKLGISEKPEFSQEIELKPLKQQFITIFGKDKFEEAEVQFTNENQLDKAKLSQYLWEQLINEEHPVEQLQALAKSRMQIVQSKLIEEFNISENRIFLKANAEIPADSQHIQFSIAH from the coding sequence ATGGACAGTAAAAAGCCAATCTACAAATCCATCCCTTTTTGGATTGTGGTTTTAATACTCCTCTACTCTTCTCTCGGGTTTTTTACTGTTCCATATTTTGCAAAAGACCCGCTTCAGGATTTTGTTTCAAAAAATCTAAATTCATCAATTACTTACAAGGATTTTAAATTTAATCCATTTAGCTTTTCTACGACCATTGAAGACATTGAATTAAAATCAAATGACGGAACACCTTGGTTTCATTCCGATAAAATTTATGCCAATCTCAATTTCTGGCAAACACTTTTTTCAGATTTTAGCTTTTCATCGATTCAGTTTGAGAAACCACATTACCGGCTTCAAACTGAAAATAACTCAGCAAAATATCCGCAATTATCAACTCAAAAGTCTAGTGACGGCTTCGATGAATTTGCTTTATACATCGGTGAAATTGGTATTGACAAAGGTTCTGTTGATTATATCGACTCCAGTCAAAATAAAACCATCAATCTTGAATTAAAACAAATTCTCTTTAACCATCAAAAGTTTACAACCGCTGATGTCAATACGAATTTCAATTTATCTTTCATAACCAATCATGATGAAAAAGCAAATATACACGGAACATTGAATTTTGCTAAACTCAATGTGATTGCGGAGTGGCAGCTCGAAAACTGGAAAGTGAAGACGGTGGGTGAGTTTATCAGTGATGAAGAAAACGAATTGTTTGGATTTAATGAATTTTCAGGTCAGATTGACTCAAATGGTACTGTTTCTACAACTAATCTTGTGAATAATCCTCCATTGATAAGTATTCAAAATTTAGTTGTTTCAAATTTTAAGGCAAATCCAAATGATGAACAACACCCTAAAGTCGAGATTCCTCGAATCCAAATCAACAATGCAACTTTAGAATCAGAAAAAAATAATCTGACAATTGAATCTATCTCAAGTACAGATGCCAAGTTTTCTGTCACCATAGACGAAAGTTATCAGCTTTTAATGAAAGGTTTTGGTGCACAGTCTCCACTAGTTGAAAATGAATCGAGTCAAACCAAAGATTTTTCTTTTAAAATCAATAATATCAAAGCCGTTAACACTTTATTGAAGACCAATAAAATTAAGCAGAGTGCAACATTTCAACAAGATTTTACGCTTCAATCCCTGGAAATTAACAACCTGACAAATCTGGATTCACAAAAAACAACTCTAACCACAATTATCAATACCGGGTCAAATCAAAATATTGACGTTTCAAGCGAGTTGACACTGGTTCCTTTTACTTTAGATTCTAATCTCAATGCACAAAATGTTTCCATCGAAGAATACAACTCGTGGATTCCTGAGGCTGTTAAATTATCTGTTGAGAAAGGTTCGTTATCCGCTCAACAAAAAATCAGCTTCGATGATAAACAATTCACTTCAACAGGGACATTTGCAGTTGATGAACTCAGACTTTTGGATAGCAATGATGAATTATTTCTTGGTGTTAACAACTTAAATATCAATGAATCATCGATTGACTTTATGCAAAAATCAATCTTGCTGAATCAAATTCAGATCAATCAAGCCAGCGGAACTTTAACAGTTTCAGAAGAGAAACAACTCAATCTCTCTAACATTACTAACAATGAAGAGAATGAAAGTAGCCCTACAGATAAAGACTGGTTAATTGAAATCAAGCAAATTGAGTTTATCGATGGACAAACCCGATTACTAGACAAAAGCATTACACCAAACTATTCAGCGCAACTGAGCAAGTTGAATGGCACAGTTAAAGGGTTATCCAGTGAAAATCTCAGCAAAGCAGATGTTGATTTAACCGGATTACTTGATGATTATGCCGATTTAAAAATTAATGGACAAATCAATCCTCTTTCAGACGAAGCATACACAGATATCAAAATTCAGGTTCAGGATTTAGGTCTGCAAAATTTTAGTGCTTATAGCGGAAAATATCTGGGGTTTCCGGTCAATCGTGGCAAAGTGGATTTGGACTTATCTTATAAATTGAACAAAAATATTCTCAAAGGCGAAAACAATCTGCAATTCAAACAGTTGGAATTAGGTGATAAAACAAATAGCAAAGAGGCTGTTAATATTCCCTTAAAACTAGCTGTCAGTCTTCTCACTGACGGTAAAGGTATTATGAAAATAAATTTACCGGTAAGCGGTAATATTGATGATCCTGATTTTAGTTATGGCGGACTTGTCATCAAAGCTTTCTTTAAACTGATCACCGGAATTGTAGCCTCACCATTTAAAATTTTGGGCAAATTGGTTCCCAATGGTGACAATATCGACCTTTCAGGAATTAGCTTCATCCCAGGTTCAGATCAGTTAAGCGAAGCAGAAAGCAATAAACTCAATGCAATTGATGAAATCCTCAAAAAAAGACCTGCATTAATTCTGGAAATGTCATCAAACCCGAATTCAATTGAAGACATTCAAGCCATAAAACAAAAATTATTATTACAAAAACTGGGAATCTCCGAAAAACCTGAGTTTTCACAGGAAATTGAATTGAAGCCTTTGAAGCAACAATTTATCACCATTTTTGGTAAAGATAAATTCGAAGAAGCCGAAGTCCAATTCACCAATGAAAATCAACTCGATAAAGCTAAACTCTCGCAATATTTGTGGGAACAACTGATCAATGAAGAACATCCTGTTGAGCAACTACAAGCTCTTGCCAAAAGTCGTATGCAAATCGTTCAAAGTAAACTCATTGAAGAATTCAACATATCTGAGAACAGAATTTTCCTAAAAGCAAATGCAGAAATTCCAGCCGATTCTCAACATATACAATTTAGCATTGCTCACTAA